From the Ferrigenium kumadai genome, one window contains:
- the pmbA gene encoding metalloprotease PmbA: MNRSVPTVPRFSHSADTLRDIAQDLLDYAKQRGATAASADVSEGFGQTVTVRHNEVETIEYNRDKGLGITVYIGQRRGNASTSDFSRQAVRDTVDAALSIARYTAEDDCAGLPEAGLLAHDCPDLDLYHPWDLPVDDAIGLARECEQSALARDKRINNSEGATVNVHESQFVHANSQGFMGGYPASRHSLSCAVIAGKDDAMERDYWYSVARDASEILRADEVGRIAAERTVRRLNARKLATMQVPVLFEAPIASSLLGHFVGAVSGGSLYRKSSFLLGQMDKPIFAPHINIEDVPDIRRGLASSPFDDEGVRVQKRRVVEDGVLRGYFLGSYSARKLGLQTTGNAGGNHNLILSPGELGFDGLLKQMGRGLLVTELLGQGVNHVTGDYSRGAAGFWVEHGEIQYPVQEITIAGNLKDMFRNIAAVGNDVLVQGSRQCGSILVEGMTVAGR; this comes from the coding sequence ATGAATCGCTCCGTTCCGACCGTGCCGCGTTTTTCCCATTCCGCAGATACATTGCGCGACATCGCGCAGGACTTGCTGGACTACGCCAAACAGCGCGGCGCGACCGCCGCTTCCGCCGACGTGTCGGAGGGTTTCGGGCAGACCGTCACGGTGCGCCATAACGAAGTGGAGACCATCGAATACAACCGCGACAAGGGGCTGGGCATCACCGTCTACATCGGCCAGCGGCGCGGCAACGCCAGCACCTCGGATTTCTCGCGACAGGCAGTGCGCGACACGGTGGATGCCGCGCTGTCCATAGCGCGCTATACCGCCGAGGACGACTGTGCCGGGCTGCCGGAGGCCGGCCTGCTGGCGCACGACTGTCCCGATCTCGACTTGTACCATCCCTGGGATCTGCCGGTGGACGATGCCATCGGACTGGCGCGCGAATGCGAACAGTCCGCGCTGGCGCGCGACAAGCGCATCAACAATTCGGAAGGCGCGACGGTGAACGTGCACGAATCGCAGTTCGTGCATGCCAACAGCCAGGGCTTCATGGGCGGTTATCCCGCCTCGCGCCACAGTCTCAGTTGCGCGGTGATCGCGGGCAAGGACGACGCGATGGAGCGCGATTACTGGTACAGCGTGGCGCGCGACGCGAGCGAGATACTGCGTGCTGACGAGGTGGGGCGCATCGCCGCGGAGCGCACGGTGCGCCGCCTCAATGCACGCAAGCTGGCCACCATGCAGGTGCCGGTGCTGTTCGAGGCGCCCATCGCCTCCAGCCTGCTGGGCCATTTCGTCGGCGCGGTCAGCGGCGGCAGCCTGTATCGCAAGTCGTCCTTCCTGCTCGGGCAGATGGACAAACCCATCTTCGCTCCGCACATCAACATCGAGGACGTGCCGGACATTCGCAGGGGGCTGGCCTCCAGCCCGTTCGACGACGAGGGCGTGCGCGTGCAGAAGCGCCGCGTCGTCGAGGACGGCGTGCTGCGCGGCTATTTCCTCGGCAGCTACTCGGCGCGCAAGCTCGGCCTGCAGACTACGGGCAACGCGGGCGGCAACCACAACCTGATCCTGAGCCCCGGCGAACTCGGTTTCGACGGACTGCTGAAGCAGATGGGGCGCGGGCTGCTGGTCACCGAGTTGCTCGGCCAGGGCGTGAACCACGTCACCGGCGACTATTCGCGAGGCGCGGCGGGCTTCTGGGTGGAGCACGGCGAGATCCAGTACCCGGTGCAGGAGATCACCATCGCGGGCAACCTCAAGGACATGTTCCGCAACATCGCCGCCGTGGGCAACGACGTGCTGGTACAGGGCTCGCGCCAGTGCGGCTCGATCCTGGTCGAGGGGATGACTGTCGCGGGACGCTAG